The sequence GAGCACCAGGACCAGCCCTTCAACGTGCTGGTGGACAAGCTCCAGCCGGTGCGAGACCACAGCCGCTCGCCGCTGTTCCAGGTCATGTTCGTGTACCAGCGCGCCGCGCGCCTGGACGAGCGCGGCCTCACGGCGTTCGCGTTGGACTTGCCGGGCGCGAAGTCGGAGCTGGCGGGCCTGCCGCTGGAGTCGCTGCCGCTGGACCACGGCGGCGCGCAGTTCGACCTCACGCTGACCATGGGTGAGGCGGCCCAGGCGCTGGTGGCGTCCTTCGAGTACAACACCGACCTCTTCGACGCGGGCACCATCGCCCGCATGGCCGGCCACCTGCGCACGCTGCTCGCGGGCCTGGTGGCGGACCCGCGCCGCGCGCTGGCGGACCTGCCGCTGCTGCCGGACGCGGAGGCGAAGCAACTCCTCGCCATGCAGGCCGGCCCCCGCGTGGCGCTGGACGGCGCGCTCCTTCCCGAGCTCTTCGCCGCGCAGGCCACGCGCACGCCGGGCGCCGCAGCGGTGATGTTCCGCGACGAGAAGCTCACCTACCGTGAGCTGAACCAGCGCGCGGGCTTCCTCGCCGCGTGGCTGCGCGAGCAGGGCGTGAAGCGAGGCACGGTGGTGGGCCTGTGCCTGGAGCGCTCGGTGGAGATGGTGGCCGCGGTGCTGGGCGTGCTCTCCACGGGCGCGGCCTACGTGCCCATCGACCCGGCGTACCCGGTGGAGCGGCTCGCCTTCATCCTCAACGACGCGGGCGCTCCGCTGATGCTCACCCAGTCCGCGCTGCACGGGCGGCTGGCCGCGCACGTGAGCAACGACAAGGTCCGCGTCGTCAGCATCGACCGCGAGCTGGACTGGAGCGCGGCGGGCTCGACGACTCCGGCCGCTCCGGCGGCGGTGCGCGCGGAGGACCTCGCGTGCCTCGTGTACACGTCCGGCTCCACGGGCCAGCCCAAGGGCGTGATGCTGGAGCACGGCGGCCTCGCCAACCTGGTGCGATCCTTCGTGGAGTCGTACGCGCCGGGCGTGAAGGACCGGATGCTGCCGCTCACCTCCGTGGCGTCCGCCAGCTTCGTGGGCGAGGTGCTGCCTCCGCTGTGCACGGGCGCGGCGCTGGTGCTGCCCACCGAGGAGGAGGTGCTGGACGCGGAGCTGCTCTTGGGCCTCATCGCCCGGCACGACGTCAGCATCGTCAGCACGGTGCCCGCGGTCATCGCCGGCCTCAACGCGCGCAAGGACACGCTGCCCTCGGTGCGGCTGGTGCTCAGCGGCGGCGAGGCGCTGGTGGCCCGCGACGTGGAGGCGTTGCTCGGCACCACCACCATCGTCAACGGCTACGGCCTCACCGAGACGACGGTGTGCAGCACGTACCACCACCTGCGCGCGGAGGACCTCGAGGGCCGCGCGTGGATGCCCATTGGCAAGCCCATCATCAACACGGACGTGTACGTGCTGGACGCGCGGCGCCAGCCCGTGCCCGTGGGCTGCGCGGGCGAGCTGTACGTGGGCGGCCTGGGCGTGGCGCGCGGCTACTGGCAGCAGCCGGAGCTGACGGCGGAGCGCTTCGTGGCCAACCCCTACCGTCCCGGCGAGCGCATGTACCGCACCGGCGACGTGGCCCGGTGGCTGCCGGACGGCGTGCTGGAGTACCTGCACCGCGCCGACGACCAGGTGAAGATTCGCGGCTTCCGCATCGAGCTGGGTGAAGTGGAGGCCGCCGTGCGCCGCCACCCGGCCGTGCGCGACGCCTTCGTGATGGCGCGCGAGGACGTGCCCGGTGACAGGCGCCTCGTGGCGTACGTGGTGCTCTCCGAGCCCGCGCCCACCAGCAGCGACCTGCACGGCTTCCTCGGCGAGACGCTGCCGCCGTACATGGTGCCGTCGGCCTTCATGGTGCTGCCCGCGCTGCCGCTGTCGCCCAACGGCAAGGTGGACACGCGCGCGCTGCCGGTGCCGGAGGGCGAGCGTCCCGCGCTGGCCGCCGCCTACGCGCCGCCGCAGAGCGAGCTGGAGCGGCGCATCGCCACCATCTGGCAGCAGGTGCTGAAGGTCAGCGAGGTGGGCCTGCACGACAACTTCTTCGAGCTGGGTGGCAACTCCATGCTCATCGCCCAGGCGCACCGCCGCCTGCGCGAGGAGCTCGGGGCCAACCTCGCGCTGGTGGACCTCTTCAAGCTCACCACGGTGAGCGCGCTGGCGCGGCACCTGGGCAGCGAGGGTGACTCCGGAAACGCGCAGGAGCAGGCCCAGTCCATCAAGGACGAGGCCCAGCGCCGCCGGGAGGCCATGGGCCGCCGGCAGCAGGCCGCGCGGGGACGTGGGACCCGGAAGTAACGATTCAGGCAAAGACTTCAGGGCCGCCTGGGGCGGCCAGCAGGGACGACGACTTCAATGAGCACCGAGAACGAGACTGAGGGCGGGAGCTTGGAGGGCATTGCCGTCATCGGCATGGGGGCGAGGCTTCCGGGCGCGAAGACGGTGGCCGAGTTCTGGAAGAACCTCTGCGGCGGCAAGGAGACCATCTCCTTCTTCACCGAGGAGGAGCTCATCGCGGAGGGCATCGACCCGGCGATTGTGCGCGCGCCCAACTACGTGAAGGCGGGCGGCGTGCTGGGTGACGCGGAGATGTTCGACGCGGCCTTCTTCGGCCTCAACCCGCGCGAGGCGGCGTTGATGGACCCGCAGCACCGCGTCTTCCTGGAGTGCGCGTGGGAGGCCATGGAGGGCGCGGGCTACAGCCCCGAGCGCCAGCCCGGCCGCGTGGGCGTGTTCGGCGGCATGAGCATGAACACGTACCTGCTCAACAACATCTACGCGCACCTGGCCCACGTCGCGTCGCTGGAGAGCCTCCAGGCCTCCATCGGCAACGACAAGGACAGCCTCACCACGGAAGTCGCGTACCGGCTCAACCTCAAGGGCCCGGCCGTCACCGTGCAGTCGTCCTCGTCCACCTCGCTCACCTGCATCCACTTCGCCTGCCAGAGCCTGCTGGCGTACGAGTGCGACGCGGCGCTCGCCGGTGGCGTGTCCATCCACTTCCCGGAGAAGGCGGGCTACCTCTACTACGAGGGTGGCACCACGGCGCCGGACGGGCACTGCCACACCTTCGACGCCAAGGCCCAGGGCTTCGTCGCGGGCCACGGCGCGGCCGTCATCATGCTGAAGCGCCTGGAAGACGCGGTGCGCGACGGCGACACCATCTACGCGGTGGTGAAGGGCTCGGCGTGCAACAACGACGGCTCCAACAAGGTCAGCTACATGGCCCCCAGCGTGGACGGCCACGCGGAGGCGATTGCGCTCGCGCAGGCGGTGGCGGGCGTGACGCCGGACACCATCGGCTACGTGGAGGCGCACGGCACCGCCACGCAGGTGGGTGACCCGATTGAAGTCGCCGCGCTGACGCAGGCCTTCCGCCAGGGCACCGACGCGAAGCAGTTCTGCGCGCTGGGCTCGGCGAAGACGAACCTGGGCCACCTGGACTCCGCCGCGGGCGCGGTGGGCTTCATGAAGACGGCGCTGTCGCTGCACCACAAGAAGCTGGTGCCCCACCTCAACTACGACACGCCCAACCCGGCCATCGACTTCGCCAACAGCCCCTTCGTGGTGAACACGAAGCTACGCGACTGGCCGGAGGGCCCCACGCCCCGCCGCGCGGGCGTCAGCTCGCTGGGCATGGGCGGCACCAACGCGCACGCCGTGCTGGAAGAGGCCCCGCCGCTGCCTCCCACGGACAAGCCCCGCCGCTCCGCGCAACTGCTGCTCCTGTCCGCGCGCACGGATACGGCGTTGGAGCTGGCGACGGACCGGCTCGTCTCGCACCTGAAGGAGAACCCGGACGTGTCGCTGGCGGACGTGGCCTTCACGCTCCAGGTGGGCCGCAAGCGCTTCGGCAAGCGGCGCGCGCTGGTGTGCCGGTCGGTGGCGGACGCGGTGGAGGCGCTGGGCTCGCGTGAGCCGCAGCGCGTGCTCTCCGGCGCGTCGGACTCCTCGGGCCGGCCCGTGATGTTCCTCTTCTCCGGCCAGGGCTCGCAGTACGTGGACATGGGCCGGCAGCTCTACGAGACGGAAGCTGGCTTCCGCGCCGACGTGGACGCGTGCGCGGAGAAGTTGAAGCCGCACCTCGGCCTGGACTTGCGCACGGTGCTCTACCCGCCCGCGGGCCAGCAGGAGGCCGCGGCCGAGCGCCTGAAGCAGACGGCCCTCACGCAGCCCGCCCTCTTCGTCATCGAGTACGCGCTGGCACGCCGGTTCATGGCGTGGGGCGTGAAGCCGCGCGCCATGCTGGGCCACAGCATTGGTGAGTACGTCGCCGCGCACCTCGCGGGCGTCTTCTCGCTGGACGACGCGCTGGCGCTGGTGGCCGCGCGCGGCCGGCTGATGCAGGGCATGCCGGCGGGCACCATGCTCGCCGTGTCGCTGCCGGAGTCCGAGGTGTCGGGCCTGCTGCCGCCCACGCTGTCGGTGGCGGCGGTGAACAGCCCCAGCACTTGCGTGGTGGCGGGGCCTGCGGACGCGGTGGAGGCCTTCGCGGCGCAGCTCGCGTCGCGGAGCGTGCCCACCACGCGGCTGCACACGTCGCACGCGTTCCACTCGTCCATGATGGACCCCATCCTGGACGCCTTCCGTGAGGCGGTGCGCAAGGTGAAGCGCAACGCTCCGCAGGTGCCCTACCTGTCCAACGTGACGGGGAAGTGGATTACCACCGACGAGGCCACCAGCCCCGACTACTGGGCGAAGCACCTGCGCGGCGCGGTGCGCTTCGCGGACGGCGTGGGCGAGCTGCTGAAGGACGCGGACGCCATCCTCCTCGAGGTGGGCCCGGGCAACACGCTGGCTACGCTGTCGCGCCAGCACCCGGCGAAGGGCACGCACCACGCCTTCGTCACCTCGCTGCGCCACCCGAAGGAGACCCACGCGGACGTGGACTTCTTCCTCAACGCCCTGGGCCGGCTGTGGCTCGCGGGCGTGGAGCCGGACTGGGATGCCTTCATCGACGGCGAGCGCCGCCGCCGCATCCCCCTGCCCACCGCGCCCTTCGAGCGCCAGAAGTTCTGGGTGGAGCCGAAGAAGGCCTCGCACGCCCCGGCGGCCGCGGCTCCCGTGGAGGAGAGCGCGGACCAGAAGCAGGACGTTTCGCGCTGGTTCTACCTGCCGACGTGGAAGCGCACGCTGCCGCTCGCCTCGGGCGAGTGGGCGAAGACGAAGGCCTGCTGGTGGCTCTTCACGCCGGGCCCGGACGGGCTGGGCGCGCAGGTGGCGAAGCGGCTGGCCGACGTGGGCCAGGACGTCATCACCCTCACCCCGGGCCCGCGCACCGCGCAGGTGGCCGCGCGCCAGTGGACGGTGGACCCGAAGGACGCCGCGGGCTTCGTGTCGCTGCTGGAGACCCTCACCGCGCAGGGCCTCGCGCCGGACCGCATCCTCCACCTGTGGAGCGCGGAGCCGGAGCAGGCTTCCAGTGAGACGGCGCTCGACACGGCGCTGGAGAAGGGCTTCTCCGCCCTGCTCTTCCTGGCGCAGGCCCTGGGCCGTCAGGGCGGCGCGAAGCCGGTGTCGCTGGTGGCCGTCACGCACCGCATGCAGGCGCTCGCGGATGAACTGCCCCGGCCGGAGTGGGCCACGGTGCTCGGCCCCTGCCGCGTGATTCCGCAGGAGTACCCGCACCTGTCCTGCCGCTCGGTGGACGTGGTGCTCCCGAAGTCGGGGAGCTGGCAGGAGGGCGCGCTGGCGGAGGCCCTGCTCGCCGAGTGCGCAGCCGCCTCGCGCGCGGAGGCCGCCGTTGCGTACCGCGGTGGTCAGCGCCACGTGCAGTCCTTCGAGCCCGTGCCGCGTCAGGCGGTGAAGCCGGAGTCCCTGCCGCTGCGCGAGGGCGGCGTGTACCTGCTGCTCGGCGGCTTCGGCACGCTGGGCACCGCGCACGCGAAGGCGCTGGCGACCAAGGTGAAGGCGAAGCTGGTGCTGGCCAGCCGCACCGCGCTGCCGGAGCGCTCCGGCTGGGACGCATGGCTCGCCTCGCACGGTGAGGCGGACGCGGTCAGCCGCCGCATCCAGAAGGTGCGCGCGCTGGAGGCGCAGGGCTCCGAGGTTCATGTAGTAGCCGCGGATGTCGCGGACCGCGCGCAGCTCAAGGCGGCCGTGGACGCGGCCGTGTCGCGCTTCGGCACGCTGAATGGCGTGGTGTACGCGGCGGGCGACGTGGACCCGGCGCTCTTCCGCGCCATTCCG comes from Pyxidicoccus parkwaysis and encodes:
- a CDS encoding type I polyketide synthase translates to MSTENETEGGSLEGIAVIGMGARLPGAKTVAEFWKNLCGGKETISFFTEEELIAEGIDPAIVRAPNYVKAGGVLGDAEMFDAAFFGLNPREAALMDPQHRVFLECAWEAMEGAGYSPERQPGRVGVFGGMSMNTYLLNNIYAHLAHVASLESLQASIGNDKDSLTTEVAYRLNLKGPAVTVQSSSSTSLTCIHFACQSLLAYECDAALAGGVSIHFPEKAGYLYYEGGTTAPDGHCHTFDAKAQGFVAGHGAAVIMLKRLEDAVRDGDTIYAVVKGSACNNDGSNKVSYMAPSVDGHAEAIALAQAVAGVTPDTIGYVEAHGTATQVGDPIEVAALTQAFRQGTDAKQFCALGSAKTNLGHLDSAAGAVGFMKTALSLHHKKLVPHLNYDTPNPAIDFANSPFVVNTKLRDWPEGPTPRRAGVSSLGMGGTNAHAVLEEAPPLPPTDKPRRSAQLLLLSARTDTALELATDRLVSHLKENPDVSLADVAFTLQVGRKRFGKRRALVCRSVADAVEALGSREPQRVLSGASDSSGRPVMFLFSGQGSQYVDMGRQLYETEAGFRADVDACAEKLKPHLGLDLRTVLYPPAGQQEAAAERLKQTALTQPALFVIEYALARRFMAWGVKPRAMLGHSIGEYVAAHLAGVFSLDDALALVAARGRLMQGMPAGTMLAVSLPESEVSGLLPPTLSVAAVNSPSTCVVAGPADAVEAFAAQLASRSVPTTRLHTSHAFHSSMMDPILDAFREAVRKVKRNAPQVPYLSNVTGKWITTDEATSPDYWAKHLRGAVRFADGVGELLKDADAILLEVGPGNTLATLSRQHPAKGTHHAFVTSLRHPKETHADVDFFLNALGRLWLAGVEPDWDAFIDGERRRRIPLPTAPFERQKFWVEPKKASHAPAAAAPVEESADQKQDVSRWFYLPTWKRTLPLASGEWAKTKACWWLFTPGPDGLGAQVAKRLADVGQDVITLTPGPRTAQVAARQWTVDPKDAAGFVSLLETLTAQGLAPDRILHLWSAEPEQASSETALDTALEKGFSALLFLAQALGRQGGAKPVSLVAVTHRMQALADELPRPEWATVLGPCRVIPQEYPHLSCRSVDVVLPKSGSWQEGALAEALLAECAAASRAEAAVAYRGGQRHVQSFEPVPRQAVKPESLPLREGGVYLLLGGFGTLGTAHAKALATKVKAKLVLASRTALPERSGWDAWLASHGEADAVSRRIQKVRALEAQGSEVHVVAADVADRAQLKAAVDAAVSRFGTLNGVVYAAGDVDPALFRAIPDTRPEDVRNHFRSRIQGLYALEEALAGRALDFVHLASSLAAVLGGLGLASYTAATGFMDAFAAKHTQESPVPWTSVGWDAWRFEEGSASPLASATPFGALAISADEGAQAFEHLLALGPVGHVAVSTSSLSARAARWTRPEQEQKAEKAQGALVQQDAGAEDRTPRPTLQNPYVAPRDELEESIARLWEGTLGIAQVGVHDSFFELGGNSLVGVKLIARVREKFGVSIPAVALYEGPTVHALAKLIKAATVPPDAAPSEEEDSNMDRGARRRARRARRSESSEDASEDET